One part of the Maridesulfovibrio sp. genome encodes these proteins:
- the nusG gene encoding transcription termination/antitermination protein NusG — translation MNADAEKPQGRKARWYIVHTYSGFEQRVEQTVREMMRTGQDKGLIEEVVVPTEKVVELVKGEKRTSTRKFYPGYVMIKMIMEDESWHLIQSIPRVTGFIGGKNRPTPMRDSEAAKILSLMEDRQEQPRPKFNFDRGDEVRVIDGPFSGFNGVVEDVNYDKGKLRVSVSIFGRQTPVELDFVQVTKG, via the coding sequence ATGAACGCAGACGCTGAAAAACCTCAGGGAAGGAAGGCCCGTTGGTACATTGTTCATACCTATTCAGGTTTTGAACAGCGGGTTGAGCAGACTGTCCGTGAGATGATGAGGACTGGTCAGGACAAAGGACTGATCGAAGAAGTCGTCGTTCCCACGGAAAAAGTAGTCGAGCTGGTTAAAGGGGAAAAAAGAACATCTACCAGGAAATTTTATCCTGGTTATGTCATGATCAAAATGATCATGGAGGATGAGTCATGGCATCTCATCCAGTCTATCCCTCGTGTTACCGGATTTATTGGTGGCAAAAACCGCCCGACTCCAATGCGCGACAGCGAAGCAGCCAAAATCCTGAGCCTGATGGAAGACCGTCAGGAACAGCCGAGACCCAAGTTCAACTTTGATCGTGGCGATGAAGTCAGGGTCATCGATGGACCTTTCAGCGGTTTCAACGGCGTTGTAGAAGATGTCAACTACGATAAAGGCAAGCTTCGGGTGTCAGTCTCCATTTTCGGCCGCCAGACCCCGGTGGAACTTGACTTCGTTCAGGTAACCAAAGGGTAG
- the secE gene encoding preprotein translocase subunit SecE: protein MAKKKNKGAGVQTKTESQVSGGKIKQFTEFFEQSKVEMKKVVWPTQKETIQTCTAVLVLVVVMSLFLGVVDMGLSKLVETILS, encoded by the coding sequence ATGGCCAAGAAAAAAAATAAAGGTGCGGGAGTTCAGACAAAGACTGAATCTCAGGTAAGCGGTGGAAAAATTAAACAGTTCACCGAATTCTTTGAGCAGTCCAAGGTCGAAATGAAGAAGGTCGTATGGCCTACTCAGAAAGAGACTATACAGACCTGTACCGCCGTCTTGGTCCTTGTCGTAGTCATGTCGCTGTTTCTGGGTGTTGTTGACATGGGTCTCAGCAAGCTTGTTGAGACAATCCTGTCTTAA
- the rplK gene encoding 50S ribosomal protein L11 encodes MAKKEIGKIKLQIPAGAANPSPPVGPALGQHGVNIMEFCKAFNAKTQDQKGMIIPVIITVYQDRSFSFITKTPPASTLLLKAAKLQKGSGEPNKNKVGKVTIAQVKEIAELKAPDLTAADTEAAMKSIMGTARSMGIEVTE; translated from the coding sequence ATGGCCAAGAAAGAAATAGGCAAAATCAAGCTTCAGATACCTGCTGGCGCTGCAAATCCGTCCCCACCGGTCGGTCCTGCACTCGGTCAGCACGGTGTAAATATAATGGAATTCTGCAAGGCGTTCAACGCTAAAACGCAGGATCAGAAGGGCATGATCATCCCGGTGATCATCACTGTCTACCAAGACAGATCATTTTCCTTCATTACCAAGACTCCGCCGGCATCAACCCTCCTGCTCAAGGCTGCAAAGCTGCAGAAAGGTTCCGGCGAGCCTAACAAGAACAAGGTCGGTAAAGTAACCATAGCTCAGGTTAAAGAAATTGCTGAGCTTAAAGCTCCCGACCTGACCGCTGCTGATACTGAAGCTGCCATGAAATCCATCATGGGAACAGCCCGCAGTATGGGCATTGAAGTCACAGAATAG
- the rpmG gene encoding 50S ribosomal protein L33, translating into MRVKVQMQCTECKRRNYSTMKNKKNTTGRIELKKYCPFDKKHTLHRESK; encoded by the coding sequence ATGCGTGTCAAAGTTCAGATGCAGTGCACCGAGTGTAAGCGTCGTAACTATTCGACGATGAAGAACAAGAAGAATACTACTGGTCGTATCGAACTGAAGAAGTATTGCCCTTTTGATAAGAAGCATACTCTTCACAGAGAGTCCAAGTAG
- the rplA gene encoding 50S ribosomal protein L1, whose translation MPKHGKKYRKATEGTEQIGLTVEQAVASAVEKAYAKFDETVDVAINLGVDPKYSDQMIRGAVSLPNGLGKEVRIACFVNGEKEAEAKEAGADFVGGDDLVAKVKDGWLDFDKAIATPDMMAKVGQIGRVLGPRGLMPNAKTGTVTFDVANAVTELKAGRVEFKVDKAGVLHAPIGKVSFGAEKLLENLKALMEAVNKLKPSSAKGTYMKAVAVATTMGPGFKIDPLAARKYSES comes from the coding sequence ATGCCTAAGCACGGAAAAAAATATAGAAAAGCAACAGAAGGTACCGAACAGATCGGTCTGACCGTTGAACAGGCGGTAGCTTCTGCTGTAGAAAAGGCATATGCCAAATTCGACGAGACTGTTGATGTTGCCATCAACCTCGGCGTAGACCCCAAATACTCTGACCAGATGATCCGCGGTGCAGTATCCCTGCCCAACGGTCTTGGTAAAGAAGTAAGAATTGCTTGCTTCGTGAATGGGGAAAAAGAAGCGGAAGCCAAGGAAGCTGGCGCTGACTTTGTCGGCGGCGACGACCTAGTTGCTAAAGTCAAGGACGGATGGTTGGATTTCGATAAAGCTATCGCAACTCCTGACATGATGGCTAAAGTCGGTCAGATCGGCCGTGTACTCGGACCCCGTGGTCTGATGCCTAACGCCAAGACCGGCACCGTTACTTTTGATGTGGCTAACGCTGTAACTGAACTTAAAGCTGGACGTGTAGAATTCAAGGTTGATAAAGCCGGTGTTCTGCATGCGCCCATCGGTAAAGTTTCTTTTGGAGCTGAAAAGCTTCTTGAGAACCTCAAAGCTCTGATGGAAGCAGTGAACAAATTGAAACCTTCTTCCGCAAAAGGTACCTACATGAAGGCAGTTGCCGTAGCTACCACCATGGGACCAGGTTTCAAAATTGATCCTCTGGCAGCAAGAAAGTATTCTGAGTCCTAA
- the rpoB gene encoding DNA-directed RNA polymerase subunit beta: protein MGQLRKIFGKIKVTLPIPHLLELQVDSFKKFLQEGVAPASRADVGLEGVFRSVFPIEDFNKTASLEYVSYDIGEPKYDMDECISKGLTYEAPIRIKVRLVVFDVDEETESRTIRDIKEQDIYFGTVPLMSEQGTFIINGTERVIVNQLQRSPGIIFEHDSGKTHTSRRVLYSCRIIPMRGSWLDFDFDHKDILYVRIDRRRKMPATVLLKAMGLSKQDILDYYYDVEEYQIDRHIVRRKVVESQYRKENAWVDLSLEDGNVIIPRDKLVTKFGWKKLVRGGIEYIEVDPKSLVGQFAFNDITDPDTGEVIAEAADEITEEIFDRIMEVGLKNVKVLHTQGADVSSALRDSMMLDKTTDVESAQIEIYRRLRPSSPPTAEIAANFFENLFRSSDYYDLSSVGRYKLNARLNIETPLELRTLTNEDILTAVKVLLKLKDSHGPADDIDNLGNRRVRPVGELVENQYRIGLVRMERAIKERMSLQEVATLMPHDLINPKPVAAVLKEFFGTSQLSQFMDQTNPLSEVTHKRRLSALGPGGLTRERAGFEVRDVHVSHYGRICPIETPEGPNIGLIVSLTTYSKVNDFGFIESPYRTIVDSKMTDEILYYDATREVGHIVAQANAPIDAEGAFINPLVTARLNGDVSMHPREDITLMDISPSQTVSVSAALIPFLEHDDANRALMGSNMQRQAVPLLKTSQPLVGTGMEANVAQDSGSCVLAEHDGYIDYVDAERLVVRYDDGIYPDTGGVKHYELQKWHKSNQNSCYGQRPRLPIGTRVMKGDVLADGPGIKDGELALGKNLLVAFMPWCGYNFEDSILISERVVKEDVFTSVHIEEFELVARDTKLGPEEVTRDIPNVSEDMLSNLDECGIIRLGARIAPDDILVGKITPKGETQLTPEEKLLRAIFGDKARDVKNTSLKVPPGIEGTIVDVKVFNRRSGEKDDRTKNIEDFELAKHDMKESKHIESLTAKTRVKIAEVVANKQISQTLMGRRKGEVLAEAGHIITDEILAEVPLKKLGGLFADKDTNEAVKQLLAEYDKQIRIIKGIYDVKREKVTEGDDLPPGVIKMVKVYIAVKRKLSVGDKMAGRHGNKGVVSNILPEQDMPFFANGTPMDIVLNPLGVPSRMNIGQIMETHLGWAALALGQKFANMLDTGEALGVIRQEIKDTFESEDVYELIDSLDDEEFRLAVNKARDGIVTKTPVFDGATEDEIWDLVGKTGIGDDGKVTLYDGRTGDPFHNRVTVGVMYILKLHHLVDEKIHARSTGPYSLVTQQPLGGKAQFGGQRLGEMEVWALEAYGAAYLLQEFLTVKSDDVTGRVKMYEKIVKGDNFLEAGLPESFNVLVKELMSLGLDVNLLQDEVEETADKK, encoded by the coding sequence ATGGGTCAGCTCAGAAAAATATTTGGAAAGATCAAAGTTACTCTGCCGATTCCCCACTTGCTTGAACTGCAGGTGGATTCCTTCAAAAAATTTCTTCAGGAAGGCGTTGCACCCGCAAGTCGGGCAGATGTCGGTCTCGAAGGGGTTTTTCGTTCGGTTTTTCCGATTGAAGACTTCAATAAAACTGCAAGCCTTGAATACGTCAGTTATGACATCGGCGAGCCCAAATACGATATGGACGAGTGTATCTCCAAGGGACTCACTTACGAAGCCCCTATCCGTATCAAGGTACGCCTTGTCGTTTTCGACGTAGATGAAGAGACCGAAAGCAGAACTATCCGCGACATTAAAGAGCAGGATATTTATTTCGGAACCGTGCCGCTTATGAGTGAGCAGGGAACCTTTATTATAAATGGTACTGAACGTGTAATTGTTAACCAGTTGCAGCGTTCTCCCGGTATCATCTTCGAACATGATTCCGGTAAGACTCACACCAGTCGTAGGGTTCTTTATAGCTGCCGCATTATTCCGATGCGCGGTTCCTGGCTGGATTTCGATTTCGACCACAAAGACATTCTTTACGTGCGCATCGACCGTCGCCGCAAAATGCCTGCGACCGTACTGCTTAAGGCTATGGGCCTCTCCAAGCAGGACATTCTCGACTACTACTATGATGTAGAAGAGTACCAGATTGACCGCCACATTGTGCGCCGCAAGGTCGTTGAAAGTCAGTACCGTAAGGAAAATGCCTGGGTTGACTTGTCTCTCGAAGATGGCAATGTCATCATCCCTCGCGATAAACTGGTTACCAAGTTCGGTTGGAAGAAGCTTGTCCGCGGCGGAATTGAATATATTGAAGTGGATCCAAAATCTCTGGTTGGGCAGTTCGCATTTAATGACATCACTGATCCTGATACCGGGGAAGTGATTGCTGAGGCAGCGGACGAAATTACTGAAGAGATTTTTGATCGCATTATGGAAGTTGGTCTTAAGAACGTTAAAGTTCTTCACACCCAGGGTGCAGATGTTTCTTCCGCACTTCGTGATTCCATGATGTTGGATAAAACCACCGATGTTGAATCCGCTCAGATTGAGATTTACCGCAGACTGCGCCCCAGCTCTCCGCCCACTGCTGAGATTGCTGCCAACTTCTTTGAAAACCTGTTTCGCAGTTCTGATTACTACGATCTCTCCAGTGTGGGCCGTTACAAGCTGAACGCTCGTCTCAACATTGAGACTCCTCTTGAGTTGCGCACCCTGACCAATGAAGATATTCTTACTGCGGTTAAGGTTCTGCTTAAGCTTAAGGACAGCCACGGTCCCGCTGATGATATTGATAACCTCGGTAATAGACGAGTGCGTCCGGTTGGCGAACTGGTAGAAAACCAGTACCGCATTGGTCTTGTTCGCATGGAAAGAGCCATTAAGGAGCGCATGAGCCTCCAGGAAGTGGCCACACTCATGCCTCATGACCTGATCAACCCTAAACCGGTTGCAGCTGTACTTAAGGAGTTCTTCGGAACTTCGCAGCTCTCCCAGTTCATGGACCAGACCAACCCGCTTTCTGAAGTTACTCATAAGCGCAGACTTTCCGCATTGGGACCCGGTGGTCTTACACGTGAACGTGCAGGCTTTGAAGTCCGCGACGTACATGTTTCCCATTACGGACGTATCTGCCCCATTGAAACACCTGAAGGACCGAACATTGGTCTGATCGTGTCACTTACTACTTACTCTAAAGTCAACGATTTTGGTTTTATTGAAAGTCCTTACAGGACTATTGTAGATTCCAAAATGACTGATGAGATTTTATATTATGATGCAACCCGCGAAGTAGGGCATATTGTTGCTCAGGCAAACGCCCCTATTGATGCTGAAGGTGCATTTATTAACCCGCTGGTTACCGCACGCTTGAACGGTGATGTTTCCATGCATCCGCGTGAAGACATCACTCTTATGGATATCAGCCCCAGCCAGACAGTTTCAGTTTCTGCTGCGCTGATTCCGTTCCTTGAGCATGATGATGCTAACCGTGCACTTATGGGTTCCAACATGCAGCGTCAGGCTGTTCCCCTGCTGAAAACCTCCCAGCCTCTGGTTGGTACCGGCATGGAAGCAAACGTTGCACAGGATTCCGGTAGCTGTGTTCTCGCAGAACATGATGGTTACATTGACTATGTTGACGCTGAACGTCTTGTTGTTCGCTACGATGACGGCATCTATCCTGATACCGGTGGCGTAAAGCATTACGAACTTCAGAAGTGGCACAAGTCCAACCAGAACTCCTGCTACGGCCAGCGTCCGCGTTTGCCCATTGGGACCCGTGTCATGAAAGGCGATGTCCTTGCTGACGGTCCCGGTATCAAAGACGGTGAGCTTGCTCTTGGTAAGAACCTTCTCGTAGCGTTCATGCCTTGGTGCGGTTATAACTTTGAGGACTCCATCCTCATTTCCGAGCGCGTTGTTAAAGAAGACGTTTTTACTTCTGTTCATATTGAAGAATTCGAACTCGTCGCTCGTGATACAAAGCTTGGACCCGAAGAAGTTACCCGCGATATTCCCAACGTGAGTGAAGATATGCTCAGCAACCTTGACGAATGTGGTATCATTCGCCTTGGTGCCCGTATCGCTCCCGATGATATCCTTGTCGGTAAAATTACTCCGAAAGGTGAAACCCAGCTTACTCCTGAAGAAAAACTGCTCCGCGCAATCTTCGGTGATAAAGCGCGTGATGTTAAAAACACATCACTTAAGGTTCCGCCGGGAATTGAAGGTACTATCGTAGACGTTAAAGTTTTTAACCGCCGTTCAGGTGAAAAAGACGATCGTACCAAAAATATTGAGGATTTCGAGCTTGCAAAGCATGATATGAAAGAAAGCAAGCACATCGAATCCCTGACTGCCAAAACCCGTGTTAAAATTGCGGAAGTTGTCGCGAACAAGCAGATCTCTCAGACTCTTATGGGTCGCAGAAAGGGTGAGGTTCTCGCTGAAGCAGGTCACATTATTACTGATGAAATCCTTGCTGAAGTACCTCTTAAAAAGCTTGGCGGCCTCTTTGCAGATAAAGATACTAACGAAGCAGTTAAGCAGCTGCTCGCAGAATATGACAAGCAGATTCGCATCATTAAAGGTATTTATGATGTGAAACGCGAAAAAGTTACCGAAGGTGACGATCTGCCCCCGGGCGTTATTAAAATGGTCAAAGTCTACATCGCTGTTAAGCGTAAGCTCAGCGTAGGTGACAAAATGGCCGGACGCCATGGTAACAAGGGTGTTGTCTCCAACATTCTGCCTGAACAGGATATGCCGTTTTTCGCTAACGGAACTCCTATGGATATCGTGTTGAACCCCCTTGGTGTTCCTTCACGTATGAACATCGGTCAGATTATGGAAACACACCTTGGCTGGGCCGCTCTTGCCCTTGGCCAGAAGTTCGCTAACATGCTTGATACTGGTGAAGCCCTCGGTGTTATACGTCAGGAAATCAAGGACACATTTGAATCAGAAGATGTGTATGAACTTATTGATTCCCTGGATGATGAGGAATTCAGACTCGCGGTAAATAAAGCACGCGATGGTATTGTCACTAAGACCCCTGTATTCGACGGAGCTACCGAAGATGAAATCTGGGATCTGGTCGGCAAAACCGGTATTGGCGATGATGGTAAGGTTACTCTGTACGACGGACGTACCGGTGATCCTTTCCACAACCGCGTAACTGTCGGCGTAATGTACATCCTCAAGCTGCACCACCTTGTTGATGAAAAGATTCACGCCCGTTCCACCGGTCCTTACTCTC
- a CDS encoding chemotaxis protein produces MAQTDILLEAGTNELEIVEFWLEEEPREEGEGNYRGFYGVNVAKVLEIIRIPERITKLPKVAHSAIMGTFNLRNKVIPLVDLSHWLKKPRVETEPPKVIVTEFNNVSSAFLVSGVTRIHRISWEKVEAPSTYVSSLSEDSITGVVKFEDRISLILDLEKIVAELNPDLGLRLDDSIDWNNTAGYKAIIADDSTLIREMLFEMMVRAKFSVEMANTGRDCWEKLLAMKAKSIEEGKPITDYINVVISDIEMPVMDGHNLTVRIKADEVLKELPVILFSSIITDKLRHKGISVGADDQISKPEVTQLAQRAIALIEK; encoded by the coding sequence ATGGCCCAGACCGATATTTTGCTCGAAGCGGGAACCAATGAACTTGAAATTGTTGAGTTCTGGCTTGAAGAAGAGCCTCGCGAAGAAGGCGAAGGCAACTATCGCGGCTTTTACGGTGTTAACGTAGCCAAAGTACTCGAAATAATAAGAATACCTGAGAGAATAACCAAACTTCCAAAGGTTGCGCACTCCGCAATCATGGGAACTTTCAACCTGCGGAATAAAGTAATTCCTCTTGTTGACCTGAGCCACTGGCTAAAAAAACCCAGAGTGGAAACAGAACCCCCTAAAGTAATTGTTACCGAATTTAATAACGTTTCCTCAGCATTCCTCGTTTCAGGTGTAACCAGAATTCACAGAATCAGCTGGGAAAAAGTCGAAGCGCCTTCCACTTATGTTTCCAGTCTTTCAGAAGATTCCATCACTGGTGTTGTAAAGTTTGAGGACCGTATTTCCCTCATTCTTGACCTTGAAAAAATTGTGGCTGAGTTGAATCCCGATCTCGGGCTTCGGCTTGATGATTCCATAGACTGGAACAACACTGCCGGATATAAGGCGATTATAGCCGACGACTCTACACTTATCAGGGAAATGCTTTTTGAAATGATGGTAAGGGCCAAATTCTCAGTCGAGATGGCCAATACAGGCCGTGACTGCTGGGAGAAACTACTGGCCATGAAAGCCAAATCAATTGAGGAAGGCAAGCCTATTACCGACTACATCAATGTTGTCATTTCAGACATTGAAATGCCGGTCATGGATGGGCACAACCTCACCGTCCGCATCAAAGCGGATGAAGTTCTTAAAGAACTGCCTGTAATCCTTTTCTCATCGATTATTACCGACAAACTTCGCCATAAAGGCATTTCAGTCGGTGCTGACGACCAGATATCTAAGCCGGAAGTAACCCAACTGGCACAGCGTGCAATTGCGTTGATCGAAAAATAA
- the rplL gene encoding 50S ribosomal protein L7/L12 codes for MADITKDQVVEFIANMTVLELSEFIKELEDKFGVSAAAPVAAVAAMPAAGGDAGAGEEQTEFDVILKSAGGNKIAVIKAVRALTGLGLKEAKAKVDEAPAAIKEGVEKAEAEEALKQLEEAGAEAEMK; via the coding sequence ATGGCAGATATCACCAAAGATCAGGTAGTTGAATTTATTGCCAACATGACTGTTCTCGAACTCTCCGAGTTCATCAAAGAACTTGAAGACAAATTCGGCGTTTCCGCTGCAGCTCCCGTAGCAGCAGTAGCAGCAATGCCCGCAGCTGGCGGCGATGCTGGTGCAGGTGAAGAGCAGACTGAATTTGACGTAATCCTGAAGTCCGCTGGCGGCAACAAGATTGCAGTTATCAAAGCTGTTCGCGCTCTGACCGGTCTCGGCCTCAAAGAAGCTAAAGCTAAAGTTGACGAAGCTCCCGCAGCTATCAAAGAAGGCGTTGAAAAAGCAGAAGCTGAAGAAGCTCTCAAGCAGCTTGAAGAAGCCGGTGCTGAAGCCGAAATGAAGTAA
- the rplJ gene encoding 50S ribosomal protein L10, translating into MNRQEKAQIIEQLKEKAERASIAIVTDFKGLGVEEFTQLRANLRNVGVDCQVVKNTLARLAFTGTDHEVLADRFKENCAIVTGYDDPVAAAKAVADFAKESKTFDMRFASLEGKYLDEDGVKALSKLPSKEELLGKTLGTMNAVPTNFVSLLANVPRGFLNVLTALKDQKEAA; encoded by the coding sequence GTGAACAGGCAAGAAAAAGCCCAGATTATCGAGCAGCTTAAAGAAAAAGCTGAAAGGGCGAGTATTGCCATCGTTACTGACTTTAAAGGTCTTGGTGTGGAAGAGTTTACTCAGCTCCGCGCTAACCTGCGTAATGTCGGTGTCGATTGCCAAGTAGTCAAGAACACTCTGGCCCGGTTGGCTTTTACTGGTACTGATCATGAAGTACTGGCTGACAGATTCAAGGAAAACTGCGCTATTGTAACTGGATATGATGATCCTGTTGCTGCAGCAAAGGCAGTCGCTGACTTCGCAAAAGAAAGCAAGACTTTCGATATGCGTTTCGCATCCCTTGAGGGCAAATATCTTGACGAAGATGGCGTGAAGGCGCTTTCCAAGCTTCCGAGCAAGGAAGAGCTCCTCGGCAAAACTCTGGGTACAATGAATGCTGTACCTACCAACTTTGTGAGCTTGCTCGCAAATGTCCCCCGTGGCTTCCTCAACGTTCTGACTGCATTGAAAGATCAGAAAGAAGCTGCGTAA
- the tuf gene encoding elongation factor Tu, translating to MGKAKFERGKPHVNIGTIGHIDHGKTTLTAAITKIAGLAGNGSYVAFDEIDKAPEEKERGITIATAHVEYETDARHYAHVDCPGHADYIKNMITGAAQMDGAILVVAATDGPMPQTREHILLARQVGVPGIVVFLNKCDMVDDEELLELVEMEVRELLSSYEFPGDDLPVIQGSALKALECESADEEAAKPILDLLAACDSYIEEPERDIDKPFLMPIEDVFSISGRGTVVTGRVERGIIKVGEEVEIVGIRETVKTTCTGVEMFRKLLDQGQAGDNVGVLLRGTKRDEVERGQVLAAPKSINPHTKFKAEVYVLSKDEGGRHTPFFSGYRPQFYFRTTDITGVVTLEEGVEMVMPGDNATFNVEMINPIAMDPGLRFAIREGGRTVGAGVVTEILE from the coding sequence ATGGGTAAGGCTAAATTTGAACGCGGTAAGCCTCATGTTAATATTGGTACCATCGGTCACATTGACCACGGTAAAACCACTCTGACCGCTGCTATCACCAAGATTGCAGGTCTCGCAGGTAACGGCTCTTACGTTGCTTTCGATGAAATTGACAAGGCTCCCGAAGAAAAAGAACGCGGTATCACCATTGCTACCGCTCACGTAGAATACGAAACCGACGCACGTCACTACGCTCACGTAGACTGCCCCGGTCACGCTGACTACATCAAAAACATGATCACTGGTGCTGCTCAGATGGACGGCGCAATCCTCGTTGTTGCTGCTACTGACGGTCCCATGCCTCAGACTCGTGAGCACATCCTGCTCGCTCGTCAGGTTGGTGTTCCCGGAATCGTTGTATTCCTGAACAAATGCGACATGGTTGACGATGAAGAACTCCTCGAACTCGTAGAAATGGAAGTTCGTGAACTTCTCTCCTCCTACGAATTCCCCGGTGATGACCTTCCCGTTATCCAGGGTTCCGCTCTTAAAGCTCTCGAATGCGAAAGCGCAGACGAAGAAGCTGCAAAGCCCATCCTTGACCTGCTTGCTGCTTGTGACTCCTACATCGAAGAGCCTGAGCGTGACATCGATAAACCTTTCCTTATGCCTATCGAAGACGTTTTCTCCATCTCCGGTCGTGGTACCGTTGTTACCGGTCGTGTAGAGCGCGGTATCATCAAAGTTGGTGAAGAAGTTGAAATCGTGGGTATCCGCGAGACCGTTAAGACCACCTGTACCGGTGTTGAAATGTTCCGCAAACTCCTCGACCAGGGTCAGGCTGGTGACAACGTTGGTGTTCTCCTTCGTGGTACCAAGCGTGATGAAGTTGAGCGCGGTCAGGTTCTCGCAGCTCCTAAGTCCATCAATCCCCACACTAAGTTCAAAGCAGAAGTTTATGTTCTGTCCAAAGACGAAGGTGGACGCCACACTCCTTTCTTCTCCGGTTACCGTCCTCAGTTCTACTTCCGTACAACTGACATCACCGGTGTTGTAACTCTTGAAGAAGGCGTTGAAATGGTTATGCCTGGTGATAACGCAACTTTCAACGTAGAAATGATCAACCCCATCGCTATGGATCCGGGTCTGCGCTTCGCTATTCGCGAAGGTGGCCGTACCGTAGGCGCAGGAGTTGTTACCGAAATTCTGGAGTAA
- a CDS encoding tRNA-dihydrouridine synthase family protein produces the protein MKSLPISPDKPWLAPLAGYSDLPFRMLCRNRGCAVACTEMVSVKGLKYDGKGTKALLATCQEDAPLVVQLFGGEPQDYSDTMPQLIDEGHTFFDLNSGCPVKKVLKTGGGSALHLDPDRLVETAATMVKIAGEGHVGVKFRLGFMSGEDNYLEIARRLEDVGVAWLTMHPRYAKQMFSGKADWSKLAVLKQNVSVPVIGSGDLFTAEDAMECIRQTGIDGIMFARGALYDPAIFVRYLTLLDDPRCDSLPPFDLGKTMEEHIISTREFDGSKRSFRKIRSILPRYAKGMDGIRAIRTKLTSCEDWDELIAAAREVSTLTRERC, from the coding sequence ATGAAATCACTTCCAATAAGTCCAGATAAACCATGGCTGGCCCCACTGGCCGGCTACTCTGACTTACCCTTTCGCATGCTCTGCCGCAACCGCGGCTGTGCAGTGGCATGCACCGAAATGGTCAGCGTGAAAGGGCTAAAATACGACGGCAAAGGAACCAAAGCCCTGCTTGCTACCTGCCAGGAGGATGCGCCGCTGGTTGTTCAACTCTTCGGCGGGGAGCCGCAGGATTATTCCGATACTATGCCCCAACTGATTGATGAGGGCCACACTTTTTTTGATTTAAACTCAGGCTGTCCGGTAAAGAAAGTCCTCAAAACCGGAGGCGGTTCGGCTTTACATCTCGACCCTGACCGCCTTGTTGAAACGGCTGCGACGATGGTCAAAATAGCAGGCGAAGGACATGTCGGTGTTAAATTCCGGCTGGGCTTTATGAGTGGTGAAGATAATTACCTTGAAATCGCAAGGAGACTTGAAGATGTCGGTGTTGCGTGGCTGACTATGCACCCTCGCTATGCCAAACAGATGTTTTCAGGGAAAGCGGACTGGTCGAAATTGGCTGTTCTAAAACAAAATGTGTCCGTGCCTGTGATTGGCAGCGGTGACCTTTTTACAGCTGAAGACGCAATGGAATGTATAAGGCAAACAGGAATCGATGGGATTATGTTTGCCCGCGGAGCCCTGTATGATCCTGCTATTTTCGTCCGCTATCTAACCCTGCTTGACGATCCCAGATGCGATAGTCTTCCACCGTTCGATCTTGGAAAAACGATGGAAGAGCATATCATCAGTACCCGTGAATTCGACGGCAGCAAGCGTTCTTTCAGGAAAATCCGCTCCATTCTACCCCGGTACGCTAAAGGAATGGATGGAATCCGCGCTATCAGAACCAAGCTCACCTCCTGCGAGGACTGGGACGAGCTCATTGCTGCAGCACGTGAAGTTTCCACGCTAACCCGAGAGCGTTGCTAA